In one window of Nostoc flagelliforme CCNUN1 DNA:
- a CDS encoding type I polyketide synthase: MDNPMPFTQNTGLEIAVIGMAGRFPGAKNLNDFWGNLQKGVESISFFTDEELLASGIDPDVLSKPNYVKASGVLKDIEVFDASFFDFDSKEAEITDPQHRFFLECAWEALENAGYDSLSYKGSIGTYAGTGSNRYLVNLYSNQNITNSLSNLEISIGNDRDFLTTRVSYKLNLEGPSYTVQTACSTSLVAVHLACQSLLGGECDMALAGGVSINLYQKEGYFYQDGGIASPDGHCRTFDAKAKGTIGGDGVGIVVLKRLEDALTDRDNIYAVIKGSAVNNDGSFKLSYTAPRIDGQAKVIRAAQLTAEVEPETITYVEAHGTATPLGDPIEVAALTQVFSLHTDKKHFCALGSVKTNVGHLNTAAGVAGLIKTVLALKHGLLPPSLHFEEPNPQIDFDNSPFYVNTELSQWKVNNGPRRAGVSSFGIGGTNAHVILEEAPVDIRQDIELCQSRPWQLLVLSAKTSSALENVTVNLTTHLKHNPTLNLADVAHVLQVGRRPFNHRRILVCQNLNDAVQALDPPNPQRVLTNFQEPGDRPIVFIFPQEDVLCVNKTLELYHHEPTFRQSVDSCFEIIKSYQELDLRTVLYPNPEQAEKATYLLEQTQISQLALFVIEYALAQLWLSWGIRPQSMIGYSTGEYVAATLAGVFSLEDALAQIAARGQLLQQMPFLEHDIRQIEKIELNPPQIPLISCVSGTWITTTEATDPSYWSKRLKQTANFVDGITELIKEPNAILLEVGSKGTLSALAYTHQKDKPTALSSLPHPKDQQSDIAFLLNTLGQLWLLGVQVDWCGFYAHEQRSRIPLPTYPFERQRYWIDQQPDIVPATTQIIHKKSNIADWFYIPSWKQSKLIEAFEEEKTQAQKICWLVFVDACGLGKELVTRLEQQKHDLITVFVGKQFAKLSDNAYIINPQRQDDYEALIQQLRQLDRIPQAIAHFWNVTSYDQSYLADRDFENSQYLGFYSLLFLTQALDKQNITYPLQIITVTNNLHEVTGEESLNPEKATLLGPCKVIGQEYPNIICRSVDIVIPKSTTENEKLIDYLIEELTTKTDDLIVAYRGHYRWVQTWETIQLDAVTEEKTRFRDRGVYLITGGLGNIGFTFAKYLAKAFKARLILLGRSDLPIKENFSEWIAMHGEQDTVSRQIQKVKALEELGAEVLVISADVANFEQMQVAIAQTDEYFGKINGVIHAAGIVGDNSFKLIQEIGKAECEMHFQSKVHGLFVLQKLLHGRELDFCLLLSSISSILGGLGFAAYSAANLYMDAFTYQQNRTKTVPWISLNWEGSPVDKEEQQNTDNQSTLAELFITTTESVEVFKRVFSIKKLSQIAISLGELQARINQWVKLESIRDVERSTQDTERSVQKDSPQLRPRANLQTAYVPPRTPVEFVVANLWQQLLNIERVGIYDNYFELGGHSLVAVRLMAQIQRKFGQNLPLAALFQAPTVEKLASVLQETTDSRPWSPLVEIQPRGSKRPFFCLPGGGGNVLYFYQLANYLGLDQPFYALQASGLDGKTPAHTSIEDMAADYIKAIQVVQPEGPYLLGGHSFGGRVAFEIALQLQQLGQEVAVLAIFDTWAPIPDQKPVEVHKDDTQYLIEMVNMIEGFFSKNLFITEDTLRTLMPDEQLNYFLARLKTAEILPPQATLEQVNGFLKVYKANTKANCAYMPQEAYHNQVTVFRAQEELCDNPSMGWDKYSLKSVETYEVPGEHITMMAEPHVQVLAKHLKVCLEQAQANG; encoded by the coding sequence ATGGATAATCCTATGCCCTTTACTCAAAACACTGGTTTAGAAATAGCAGTCATCGGTATGGCTGGTCGTTTTCCTGGAGCTAAAAATCTTAATGATTTTTGGGGCAATCTCCAGAAAGGAGTAGAATCGATTTCTTTTTTTACTGATGAGGAATTACTGGCTTCAGGAATAGATCCAGATGTATTGAGTAAACCTAACTATGTGAAAGCATCTGGAGTATTAAAAGATATAGAAGTTTTTGATGCTTCGTTTTTTGATTTTGATTCGAAAGAAGCAGAAATTACCGATCCACAGCATCGTTTTTTTCTAGAATGCGCTTGGGAAGCCTTGGAAAATGCTGGCTATGACTCTCTATCTTACAAGGGTTCGATTGGTACTTACGCTGGTACTGGGTCTAACCGATATTTAGTCAACCTTTATTCAAATCAAAACATTACAAACTCACTTAGTAATTTAGAGATTTCAATTGGAAATGACAGGGATTTTCTCACCACACGCGTTTCCTATAAACTTAACTTGGAAGGGCCCAGTTACACAGTTCAAACTGCCTGTTCAACATCATTGGTCGCTGTTCACTTAGCCTGCCAAAGTTTGCTAGGTGGTGAATGCGATATGGCCTTGGCTGGCGGCGTTTCTATAAATTTATATCAAAAAGAAGGCTATTTTTACCAAGATGGAGGTATTGCTTCTCCAGATGGGCACTGCCGTACTTTTGATGCTAAAGCAAAGGGAACTATCGGTGGTGATGGTGTAGGTATTGTAGTATTAAAGCGATTAGAAGATGCTCTCACAGATAGAGATAATATTTATGCTGTCATCAAAGGTTCCGCTGTTAATAACGATGGTTCTTTTAAACTTAGTTATACGGCACCTCGTATAGATGGCCAAGCAAAGGTTATAAGAGCAGCTCAACTGACGGCTGAGGTTGAACCTGAGACAATCACTTATGTCGAGGCTCATGGGACAGCAACTCCCTTAGGTGACCCAATAGAAGTAGCAGCGTTAACACAAGTGTTCTCACTTCATACTGATAAAAAACACTTTTGTGCTCTTGGTTCAGTAAAAACTAATGTTGGTCATTTAAATACAGCAGCTGGTGTTGCAGGCTTAATCAAAACTGTTCTTGCACTGAAACATGGTTTGTTACCACCAAGCTTGCACTTTGAAGAACCTAATCCCCAAATTGACTTCGATAACAGCCCCTTTTATGTAAATACTGAGCTATCACAATGGAAGGTTAACAATGGTCCTCGCCGTGCTGGGGTTAGTTCTTTTGGTATTGGCGGTACCAATGCACATGTAATTTTGGAAGAAGCACCAGTTGACATTAGGCAAGACATAGAATTATGTCAATCTCGTCCTTGGCAGTTATTAGTACTTTCTGCTAAGACAAGCTCAGCACTGGAGAATGTCACAGTAAATTTAACAACTCACCTCAAGCACAACCCGACATTAAATCTTGCGGATGTGGCTCACGTACTGCAAGTAGGTCGTCGCCCTTTCAACCATCGCCGGATATTAGTTTGCCAAAACCTAAATGATGCAGTACAGGCACTAGACCCTCCAAATCCTCAAAGAGTTTTGACCAACTTTCAAGAGCCTGGCGATCGCCCTATTGTATTTATCTTTCCTCAGGAGGATGTACTGTGTGTAAATAAAACTTTGGAGTTATATCACCATGAACCAACATTTCGTCAGTCGGTTGATTCTTGTTTTGAAATCATAAAATCTTATCAAGAACTAGATTTACGCACAGTATTGTATCCAAACCCAGAACAGGCTGAAAAAGCTACTTATTTGCTAGAACAAACTCAAATTTCCCAGCTAGCATTGTTTGTGATTGAGTACGCTTTAGCACAGCTATGGTTATCTTGGGGTATACGTCCTCAATCTATGATTGGTTATAGTACTGGAGAGTATGTAGCTGCAACTCTTGCTGGTGTATTTTCCCTAGAAGATGCCTTAGCACAAATAGCTGCTCGCGGGCAACTGTTGCAACAGATGCCTTTTCTAGAGCACGACATTAGGCAAATCGAAAAAATCGAATTGAACCCACCTCAGATTCCTTTGATCTCGTGTGTGTCAGGAACTTGGATTACTACAACGGAAGCAACAGACCCGAGCTATTGGTCAAAGCGTCTAAAGCAAACAGCAAACTTTGTAGATGGTATTACTGAGTTAATAAAAGAGCCAAATGCCATTTTATTAGAGGTTGGTTCCAAAGGAACATTGAGTGCTTTAGCTTATACGCATCAAAAAGATAAACCTACGGCTTTGAGTTCACTTCCTCATCCAAAAGACCAACAGTCGGATATAGCATTCTTGCTCAATACCTTAGGGCAACTCTGGCTTTTGGGAGTTCAAGTAGACTGGTGTGGTTTTTATGCCCACGAGCAGCGTTCCCGGATTCCGTTGCCAACTTATCCTTTCGAGCGTCAACGTTACTGGATTGACCAACAACCAGATATTGTACCTGCTACTACACAGATAATACACAAAAAGTCAAATATTGCAGACTGGTTTTATATTCCTTCATGGAAACAATCTAAACTCATTGAAGCTTTTGAAGAAGAAAAGACACAAGCTCAAAAGATTTGTTGGCTTGTTTTTGTTGATGCATGTGGCTTAGGAAAAGAACTTGTAACAAGACTGGAACAACAAAAGCACGATCTGATCACAGTGTTTGTGGGAAAACAGTTTGCTAAACTAAGTGATAATGCATATATAATCAATCCCCAGCGGCAAGATGACTATGAAGCCTTGATCCAACAACTACGCCAATTAGATCGGATACCACAAGCGATCGCCCACTTCTGGAACGTCACATCATATGACCAATCGTACTTAGCAGATCGGGACTTTGAAAATAGTCAGTATTTAGGCTTTTACAGCCTGCTTTTCCTAACTCAAGCCTTAGATAAACAAAACATAACTTATCCTCTGCAAATTATTACAGTAACAAACAATTTGCATGAGGTGACAGGTGAAGAAAGTTTAAACCCTGAAAAAGCAACCTTGTTAGGACCGTGTAAAGTTATTGGGCAAGAATATCCGAACATAATTTGTCGTAGTGTTGATATTGTAATTCCCAAATCTACAACTGAAAACGAGAAGCTAATAGATTATTTGATAGAGGAACTTACAACTAAAACAGATGACCTAATAGTTGCGTATCGTGGACATTATCGCTGGGTTCAAACATGGGAAACCATCCAACTAGATGCAGTGACTGAAGAAAAAACTAGGTTTAGGGACAGAGGTGTTTATCTCATTACTGGTGGTTTGGGAAACATTGGCTTTACTTTTGCCAAATACTTAGCTAAGGCATTCAAAGCCAGGCTGATCTTGTTAGGACGCTCTGATCTTCCTATCAAAGAGAATTTCTCCGAATGGATAGCAATGCATGGTGAACAGGACACAGTAAGCCGCCAGATTCAAAAAGTAAAGGCTCTGGAAGAGTTGGGTGCTGAGGTTTTAGTCATCAGTGCGGATGTAGCTAACTTTGAACAAATGCAAGTAGCGATAGCTCAGACAGATGAATACTTTGGCAAAATTAATGGTGTAATTCATGCGGCAGGGATAGTCGGAGATAATTCATTTAAACTTATTCAAGAGATTGGTAAGGCTGAATGTGAAATGCATTTTCAGTCTAAAGTGCATGGGCTATTTGTACTGCAAAAACTTTTGCATGGCAGAGAACTTGATTTTTGCCTTTTATTATCCTCCATATCCTCTATTTTAGGAGGATTAGGGTTTGCCGCTTATTCGGCAGCAAACCTTTATATGGATGCTTTTACTTATCAGCAAAATCGGACAAAAACTGTACCTTGGATTAGCTTAAACTGGGAAGGTTCGCCAGTTGATAAAGAAGAACAGCAAAATACAGATAATCAATCAACTTTGGCTGAATTATTTATTACAACTACAGAAAGTGTAGAGGTCTTTAAACGTGTTTTTTCCATCAAGAAACTATCTCAAATTGCTATTTCCTTAGGAGAGCTACAAGCTAGAATTAATCAGTGGGTTAAACTAGAATCAATACGTGATGTAGAACGTTCCACACAAGATACAGAGCGTTCAGTACAGAAAGATTCACCCCAACTCCGCCCAAGAGCAAATTTGCAAACTGCTTATGTTCCTCCCCGTACTCCTGTTGAGTTCGTCGTTGCTAATTTATGGCAACAACTCCTAAATATTGAGCGTGTAGGTATTTATGACAACTACTTTGAATTGGGAGGTCATTCCCTTGTAGCTGTGCGCTTAATGGCTCAAATTCAACGAAAATTTGGTCAGAATCTACCATTGGCTGCTCTGTTTCAAGCTCCTACAGTGGAAAAGCTAGCTAGTGTTCTCCAAGAGACAACAGATTCCCGACCTTGGTCTCCTTTAGTAGAAATTCAGCCTCGTGGTTCAAAGCGACCTTTCTTTTGCTTACCAGGAGGTGGTGGAAATGTCCTTTACTTTTATCAATTAGCGAATTACCTGGGGCTAGACCAACCATTTTATGCTTTACAAGCATCAGGTCTTGATGGAAAGACTCCTGCACACACAAGTATTGAAGATATGGCTGCTGATTACATCAAAGCAATACAAGTTGTGCAGCCAGAAGGTCCATATCTTCTGGGAGGTCATTCCTTCGGAGGCCGTGTAGCTTTTGAAATCGCCCTACAGTTGCAACAGCTAGGTCAAGAGGTTGCTGTGCTTGCCATTTTTGACACTTGGGCACCAATTCCTGACCAAAAACCTGTGGAAGTTCACAAGGATGATACGCAATACTTAATTGAGATGGTAAACATGATAGAAGGATTTTTTAGCAAGAATTTATTTATAACAGAGGATACTCTGAGAACGCTGATGCCAGATGAGCAGTTAAACTACTTTCTCGCTCGGTTAAAAACTGCTGAAATATTACCTCCACAAGCTACTTTAGAGCAAGTTAACGGTTTCCTAAAAGTTTATAAAGCTAACACTAAAGCTAATTGTGCTTATATGCCACAAGAAGCTTATCATAATCAAGTTACTGTCTTCCGGGCACAAGAAGAACTCTGTGATAATCCGTCAATGGGTTGGGATAAGTACTCTTTAAAATCAGTAGAGACTTATGAAGTACCAGGCGAACACATCACAATGATGGCGGAACCTCATGTTCAGGTTTTGGCAAAACATTTAAAAGTTTGTCTTGAACAAGCACAGGCAAATGGTTGA